AGCTGCTCGCTCGCCTCCTGGGCCGCCCAGCCGCTGGATCGGGGTCTTTGctgttgatttttcttttcatgccAAATGCGGGGGCCATGGTTAGGGTCTAGTGCCCAATGGCGGCGCGCCGCGGTTTGATTCGAGGGCACTGCACTGCTGCGAGTTGCGCAGCTCAGATCCAATCCTCTCACTTGCTTGGGATTTTTATGAACTAGATCCATACCCAACCTGCTAGTGCAACTGCTAGTGGATAGTAACAAATTTGCTCTAACTTaaacggttttttttttttggtcacaTGGTTCTTCCTTTAGGGGTACAGGTTGAGGGAGAGGAAGGTATGGTTTGGTGAGTCACAGGAAGGGATGCGGAGCTAGAAGATTGGAGGCTACAATGGCTCAAGCCGCTGTTCAATCTTCTCTGAATGGTGACTTGTTGATTGGGAGGGCCGCGGGAGTTCCGAGGATGAAGAGGAAGACCCCCTCTGAACTCAGAGTAATTTGCCTTTAACCTTTATATGTGTCAACTATGCCTTCTTTATTTTCACCATGATGTGATATTAGATGAGATATTTGGTGAAAATGTGTGTGCGGTTTCAAGAGATTTCCATTTGATAAAAAAGTATTCTCTAATACTGTTCTGTTCCAGATACCAAGAATGCACATTAACTATACTTTGTATAAGCAAACCTGCAATATTTAAGGACAATTCATATCCTTGCAACTTTCCATGGTGCAGCCCTGATGCAATGAGCATGATATGTTATGCCATATGAAAAGACTGACGAAGACCATTCCCAACGCATCTCAAAAAATTACTATATCATTTTACTGCATCAAGTGATATTTGTTTTACTTAGCTAATGCTAGAGAAGAGTAATAACATAGTCACTTCAAACTGCATTTAGGATAACTTCTGTTATATATGCATGTTTCCTTTCCATGGCTGAATTGTTAATGACAATTAGTTCAATGGAGGCCAGTGTAAGCACACACATTACTTATTGCTGCTCTCTTGAGTGCTGCTTTAGGCATAAAACAGTACAGCTGCTTATGAATGCTGAAAATGTTCCGATAATTACTTATTGCAGGGAGAGCAATTGAAGCGGCGTGCTTCTGACAAGCCTGCTAATGACCAATCACTCCATTCTGCGGCATTTGATAGGTAGCTAATCTGCAATCTGTTTTAGTGATGTTCCACTTTGCTTGTATGAAAAACTTAATAATTCTATTATCGCGGTGTAGGGCAAGCAATGGGTTTCGGAACCCAGAGCAATCAAAAATATCGAAATACATCAGTACTCGTGTTACAGAGGTGTTCCCagtaaaaaaatctagaaaccTTGGAAAGGAAAACTTCAAGGTCAGACATTGTGACATCATTCACTTTTATGGACCTTAAATTGTTCAGTGCTAAATGCCACATCTTGAAACTAGGATGCTTTGCAGAATAATGAGAAGGCTCCCAAGTCTGCTGATGCTGTGACAACTTCTGATTTTGCATCACCTTCACTCCCATGGTAATTATTTGACTGGATAATTTTATGTACTTGATGTTTTGCATCGTGTTTATGTTCTTATGTGGATTGTTTTTGCGAAAATTCAGTGGTTATGGTGACTCTGCTAAGTTGGACTCTGCTGTTCCATCACATACTGAGGCAGCTAAACCAAGTTTTAGGAAAGTTGAGAAATGCAGTGAAAATGCTTTGCGGAGTGTATCTGAGCTCCATATTGGTGATGAGCAGCAGTCTGGCACTAATAAATTTGATATGGTAAGGAGCACCAATCTATCTAGATCATCTTAGTATATGTTGTTTGTGTGCTAATATTTCTAATGCTTTTTGATAGGAAAAAGTACTCAAAGGTTTTGGAGCTCGTGATGCTTTTGTGGCCTCTAAGCTCACTGACCCAAACATACAAGTTGGTGTTGTACCCTCGAAATCTTTGGATTTGTGCCCTTCTGAGATCGCTGTTCCAGGAAAAAGAGCTCCTTTGGATCTCACCCTGAAGACTACTTTGCAATTTGTTTCATCATCTTCTGTAAAGTGGTGGGTATTTTACTCTTTCTTGCCCTTTCAGCTTGTCAGTTGGATGACATATCCATCTCAAAGTAACAGTTGTCTGTTTGCTTGAATTGGTAGCATATCTTAAACCTGTAACTATAACCTCCTTGAAAACAGGTTTCATTTTAGGTCTTAAACATGGCATGCTAATATACTCATAGAACAAGGAATAACAACTTAGTTTTCCGCGCACATAAATCTAACACCAGTATTATATTTAACCCAAAAGAAAGATGACAGGCATTTGCAAAAttgaaattatatatatattttttaaaaagcatCTGGTTTGAAATGGCAGAGTATTTGGCAAATGGTTATGCACCATTATAATacctcaaataatattacatctATAGTAGTCCCAATAGATGGCATCTACGAATTAGGGGAATGGAAATCAAAACTTCTGCTTTTGGAGTGTTATCATGAAATGTGGCTGTTTTCATTTGAGGTTTTCTGCATAGAAGTGAAAAATTCTCCTGTCAATAACTCTTGTATGTTACAGGTGTCACAAGATAAGTACAAGTTTTGGTAGGAGCAGCATTGTAGGACCCATTGCCCAAAGTTATCATCATGGGTGTCAAAATTCAGGATGCTCAAGGCCTGAGAGAAACAAGGAATTCTTGTTCTCAAAGGCACTACAATCATGGGTATATCCACAATCCTTGTTGCCTGCTTCCATCATATCTGCAATGGTATCATCAACTGTACGAGGAGGTAATATCAAAACCTGAAACAATCCTGTAATGTTTTGTGGATGTAACTAAAATGATATATTCCTCTGGTCATGTAGAAAGTGATTTTCTCCTCAAAAGGCATCAGGACTGGGAAGATTCATTTCAGAATCTTTACTACATGCTCCGGAAGAATCTGTTGAATATTTTTTATGGTATTTTCATGCTCCTTGAATCCAACTGATTCATAGTAAGCTACATAGTTGGAAAAATGTAATATTATGGCATTTGTTTAGTGTTTCACATGGTCTGCTTGCTTTTGTGCTGTTGTGCACTAAAAAAATTGCTGCTGCAAGGTTTTTATAGCAAAAAGTTTAGTTGGACACGATAGTTATACAATAAGTAAAAACACCATCTATCTAAGGAAAACTATGAATTTAAATTTAGTGCCAACACATGTGCCTTTTGCTCAAGGCCTCATTTGCAGTTTTCAAATATGAGATGTTTTATTAGACTATCTCTGAATTACTCATTAATTACAATGAACATTTGCTTTATTGTTCTAGTTTATACGCCACAATTTGTTGCTCTCTTCATCGGTGGAAATTGTTTGGACAAGAAGCAGACCTGTAATGCGTACCTATCACAATCAACACGTGGGATACGATCATTGCTGCGAAGACATGTGAGTTCTTTCTGTTTCTCTATGCAATTACAATTCGCAATGCACAcattctcctcttttttttttcataaataagACAAAGCACTACATTAATCTGTTGTTGCTGATCAACCATTCTGTGAGGCGTGGTTTGACTATAGCATCGATCCATTATGTTTAGGCCTGGTTTGAGTAAAGCATTCATAAGTGATTGTCCTTTTTCTGAAAGCAACTTCGGTAGTTCAGTTTGTTGTTTGAACTGAATTAGTTTTCTATAGTTGTTTAGTATAATTATGAACCGAGACATGATTTTGGTATTATGATCTCTAAAGGCATCAACTGCTGGAGGCAATTCAATCTTAAGATCCCATGCCTTTTCAGCTTTGTACTAGCTTTTAGGAATTGTTGGTTGCTTGGTATCATTAACCATAGTACTTTGCATTGTTGCAGGGTGTTTGTTTTTCTATGCCTCTTTGCAACACTGAAGTGGAGCAGGTTACAGAGGATGACCTGATTGAACTTTCAGAAATCCAAAAGCGCAATCTAGGCCAGGTTTCATTTTGCCCTCCTATCATTTCCCTTGTTTGTGTTAACGGGGTTGCAGCTACTGACTGGTTGTCAATAAAATTGTCCAACTTGCAGGCGCTCCACATTGACGCTATGTCTGAAGTCGACAACACCACACAATCGCTTCTTTCATTTGTGGGCAATAAGAGTGTTCATGGTTTATATGACTTCTTGTTGAACTACAAGTAGGTTGCTTAAAACCTTTGCTGATCATCCTATTACAATACtcccaaaattttctagctGTATAACATGTTCTTGTTGTTTTCAGGTCATTCTTAAATTCTCTATCTGCCACAGATATCCCGGTGTTATATTCCCCGGTGCCGTTTCAAAATGGCTGCCTCCATATTCCAGAGGTAATTTGACTCGTTTCATTTCTGTCAACTTAAAATTTCTCCCTGCTATCATATGGCAAGTTTCAGTATTCTCATTTTTTGTACCAGTTCACTTCAAGTATTTTCATTAAAACCTTTCTGAAAACTATGTGTCTAACTGTCTAAAGGTTGCCCTGTACAATAGTAAAGCTGATTTAGAGGTCTGATCTTCTGAGCACGCTTTTGCAGGTGAAATGCAAGGAGATGAGGAAGGCAGATATAGGCCTGGTTTCAGGTGGGTTTGATGCAGGAGAGCCTGGATCTACTTTCGCTTCTTTAACGGGCAATATCTGCTATAGCATGGAAATAAAGGATCCCGTACTTCCTCCATGGGTTGTTTCTGGAATCTGCGCTGCAATGAGCTCTGATGCAAATAGCTTCGATTTAATGTACGTGCCATCATCTTCCCCGATGCAGTTTCTCCACCTCTTGCCATGTGTTAAATAAATCATTCTCATTTCCTCTTTCAGGATGGCAACAGAGCCTTCGTCGATGGGCTTAAACGCTGCCTTGAGCTGCGTAAGCTCAAATTCCCAGTCCAAGGCACATTCCTCTGAAGGCTGTGAATCATTGGGCATCCCTGAGGCCACATTGGTTCCCTCCTTGCGATCTGCATCTTCTCTGCGGCGCCTCAGCTACAAGGATGGCGAGTACATCGCATACACAACGGTGTGAGCTACAACGCAACACCTCGAAGCCATAGCTGGGAAGCAAGACAAGTACTCCTATTCCAGTCAAGTGCAGCCACTTTTGATGTTCTACGACTACCAATGGGGGTTCTATCTGGTTGAGCTCCTCCCGTCAAGAAGCCTCAATGCCTCGTCCATGAGACAAGCAAGGCAGGCAGGCAGAGAAGCTGTTAGCTGCTGctggttttgtggttttttTTGCAAGGCAATGTGTCCAGTATCTGGAATCATCTAACTGTTTTTGGGTGAGCCTGTAGATTATCTACAGGACAATGAGCTGCTCTTGAATGGTGCAGTAATTTATGGGATTGTACAGTGTATTTGATGCCCTTGACAGTGCATCCTTCGATGActgatgggggggggggggggggtagtgAGGAGGGGGAAGTGACTCTTTTATGGCGTTCTCTGCTGTCATCCTCTCTAGTCTGCAAGATAATTGCGCTTGATCTTTAACGTTGCAATGCAATTTAGCCTGTGATGAACTGTCCAAATCCATATACACGCGGCCACACGCCGCGCACAACCCCGCAAGCCAGCATGGTTTAAGCAAAATTCTATTAAACACAAATTAGTACCGCTGATTAAAAATAGCCccttcatttcatttcattttaaAGGCTAATCTCATAACGTAGTATATACATAACTGAAAGTTTATTACTATCAAGTGGCAATAAACTTCAAATGGAGAAACTTGTAAATATTACTGGATATCATTGGGCTGTTCAGCGAGAAAAGCATTCTCCATTTGAAGCTTCCATGATCACAAACATCATATAAACAATCAAAATCTTGTTAAAAGTTTTTCTCCTCTTTAATTAAATTGACCAAGTTTCCAAGTATAAAACGGTGAACTACATTACAGAAGTAGACATGTGTAACTAACTTTAAAAAAACAGTGAATTACTCACGTTATATGGTCATGCACAGCAACGAACATGTGCAAGCATTGGGTCCAGGCATACATATAAGTTTCACACAATTACATGGCACATTATATTAAACTACATGCTCCCATTGATTTTGACGAGCCACATTATATCATTGGGCATCCCTGATTGCGATCTGCATCTTCTCTGCGGCGCCTCAGTTACAACGATGGCGAGTACGGATGACAGTGTCCCTCTAACTTTTAAGTTGGAGGAGCTCCTTCCTGGCGAGTACATCGCATACACAACGGTGTGAGCTGCAATACAACACCTCGAAGCCATAGCTGGGAAGCAAGACAAGTACTATTCGTGTCAAGTGTAGCCACTTTTGATGTTCTACGACTACAAATGGGGCCATGGGGGTCCTATCTGGTTGAGCCCCTCCCATCAATTAGCCTCAATGCCTCGTCCATCAGACAAGGCATGCAGGCAGAGAAGCTGTTAGCTGCTGCTGGTTTAGTGGTTTTCTGAAAGGCACCGTGTCAAATATCATGAAATCGACCGGTCTGAACATATGGATGATTTAGCCCACACAACAAATCAATGCAATGTGGCATTTGATTATTTGGTTAGTATTCACTATTCAGGTGTATGCATTAAGTCTCATGTTATATGTAGGTCTAATGATATCCATTGCTTCTTGATAAGTACTGTCGTAATCCAAAAATGTAAGACAATTGGTGTTAAAGTTAGAATGTTGCTGCAGTTAGATGATATTGCCTTCAATTTTCTGAAATTACTGCTATCCCCATGAACTGGTTTATTTGGCCCACTACACAAATCAATGCTATTTGGTTAATATTTAGTAAAT
This genomic window from Oryza sativa Japonica Group chromosome 12, ASM3414082v1 contains:
- the LOC4352823 gene encoding uncharacterized protein isoform X1 — encoded protein: MAQAAVQSSLNGDLLIGRAAGVPRMKRKTPSELRGEQLKRRASDKPANDQSLHSAAFDRASNGFRNPEQSKISKYISTRVTEVFPVKKSRNLGKENFKDALQNNEKAPKSADAVTTSDFASPSLPCGYGDSAKLDSAVPSHTEAAKPSFRKVEKCSENALRSVSELHIGDEQQSGTNKFDMEKVLKGFGARDAFVASKLTDPNIQVGVVPSKSLDLCPSEIAVPGKRAPLDLTLKTTLQFVSSSSVKWCHKISTSFGRSSIVGPIAQSYHHGCQNSGCSRPERNKEFLFSKALQSWVYPQSLLPASIISAMVSSTVRGESDFLLKRHQDWEDSFQNLYYMLRKNLLNIFYVYTPQFVALFIGGNCLDKKQTCNAYLSQSTRGIRSLLRRHGVCFSMPLCNTEVEQVTEDDLIELSEIQKRNLGQALHIDAMSEVDNTTQSLLSFVGNKSVHGLYDFLLNYKSFLNSLSATDIPVLYSPVPFQNGCLHIPEVKCKEMRKADIGLVSGGFDAGEPGSTFASLTGNICYSMEIKDPVLPPWVVSGICAAMSSDANSFDLMMATEPSSMGLNAALSCVSSNSQSKAHSSEGCESLGIPEATLVPSLRSASSLRRLSYKDGEYIAYTTV
- the LOC4352823 gene encoding uncharacterized protein isoform X2; its protein translation is MAQAAVQSSLNGDLLIGRAAGVPRMKRKTPSELRGEQLKRRASDKPANDQSLHSAAFDRASNGFRNPEQSKISKYISTRVTEVFPVKKSRNLGKENFKNNEKAPKSADAVTTSDFASPSLPCGYGDSAKLDSAVPSHTEAAKPSFRKVEKCSENALRSVSELHIGDEQQSGTNKFDMEKVLKGFGARDAFVASKLTDPNIQVGVVPSKSLDLCPSEIAVPGKRAPLDLTLKTTLQFVSSSSVKWCHKISTSFGRSSIVGPIAQSYHHGCQNSGCSRPERNKEFLFSKALQSWVYPQSLLPASIISAMVSSTVRGESDFLLKRHQDWEDSFQNLYYMLRKNLLNIFYVYTPQFVALFIGGNCLDKKQTCNAYLSQSTRGIRSLLRRHGVCFSMPLCNTEVEQVTEDDLIELSEIQKRNLGQALHIDAMSEVDNTTQSLLSFVGNKSVHGLYDFLLNYKSFLNSLSATDIPVLYSPVPFQNGCLHIPEVKCKEMRKADIGLVSGGFDAGEPGSTFASLTGNICYSMEIKDPVLPPWVVSGICAAMSSDANSFDLMMATEPSSMGLNAALSCVSSNSQSKAHSSEGCESLGIPEATLVPSLRSASSLRRLSYKDGEYIAYTTV